A section of the Clostridium sp. TW13 genome encodes:
- a CDS encoding extracellular solute-binding protein has product MKKSRIIKPLYTFFILLFLYLPIAVLIVFSFNQSKLNVVWTGFTFKWYKSLVTNIGILEAVKTSFFVAIVSTIASVIIGTLGAVGMYRYKFKGKSILDTVLYVPLVIPEIVMGISLLAIFSLIKSMIGLPLGRWTLIIAHITFSVAYVVAVVRTRLDDFDISLEEAARDLGATPLKVFFNVTLPVIMPGVVAGGLLAFTLSLDDVIISFFVAGPNSVTLPIKVFSMVKFGVTPEINALSTIIIVFTTIVVTLAALLNKIHLNMKKVVSILLVMLIVASSAWYGVFAAAKTSAAQKQVLNVFNWSEYLPQSVIDKFEKQYNVKVNYSTFSSNEEMLAKIMAGGAQYDIAVASDFMVEILSKQNLVQEINKDNIPNIKNLEPARLGLPYDKENKYSLPYMWLAGIIGYDSSKIKEGEITSYADLWNPKYKNSITVLDDERAIIGMTLKKLGYSLNETSDGALEKAKEELKKLQPNIKSYDSDSPKTNLINGESSIIFAWGAESSLARRENHNVKYVIPKEGLFLQQDNFVIPKGAQNVELAEKFINFIMDPEISAEISKAFPYGNPNGKAKELMDKSIVEDQAVYPPDEAVKKGEYLKDIGSKITKFDNIWSQVKR; this is encoded by the coding sequence ATGAAGAAAAGTAGAATTATAAAACCATTATATACATTTTTTATATTACTATTTCTGTATTTGCCTATAGCAGTTCTTATAGTATTTTCCTTTAATCAGTCTAAGCTTAATGTGGTTTGGACAGGGTTTACTTTTAAATGGTATAAGAGTCTTGTTACCAATATAGGAATTCTTGAAGCAGTGAAAACTTCATTTTTTGTAGCAATAGTAAGTACAATTGCCTCAGTTATAATAGGAACTTTAGGGGCAGTTGGAATGTATAGATATAAGTTCAAAGGGAAAAGCATACTAGATACTGTGTTATATGTACCTTTAGTAATTCCAGAGATAGTGATGGGAATTTCATTGCTTGCTATTTTCTCTTTAATTAAATCAATGATAGGTTTGCCTTTGGGAAGATGGACGTTGATAATTGCTCACATCACCTTTAGTGTTGCCTATGTTGTAGCAGTGGTAAGAACAAGGCTAGATGATTTTGATATATCATTAGAGGAAGCAGCAAGAGATTTAGGAGCCACACCACTTAAAGTATTTTTCAATGTTACCCTACCAGTAATAATGCCAGGGGTGGTGGCAGGAGGATTATTAGCTTTCACTTTATCCTTGGATGATGTGATAATAAGTTTCTTTGTAGCAGGACCGAACAGTGTTACACTGCCAATAAAGGTATTCTCTATGGTGAAGTTTGGAGTTACTCCAGAGATAAATGCTTTATCAACCATAATTATAGTGTTTACAACTATAGTAGTTACTTTAGCAGCTTTGCTTAACAAAATACATTTAAACATGAAGAAGGTAGTATCAATTTTATTGGTTATGTTGATAGTTGCAAGTTCTGCTTGGTATGGTGTATTTGCTGCAGCCAAGACTTCAGCAGCACAAAAGCAAGTACTAAATGTATTTAACTGGTCAGAATATTTGCCACAATCAGTAATTGATAAATTTGAAAAGCAATATAACGTTAAGGTTAATTACAGTACATTTTCCTCCAACGAAGAGATGTTAGCAAAGATTATGGCTGGTGGGGCTCAGTATGATATAGCTGTAGCCAGTGATTTTATGGTAGAAATACTAAGTAAGCAAAACTTAGTTCAAGAAATAAATAAAGATAATATACCAAACATAAAAAATCTTGAACCTGCTAGATTAGGGTTACCTTATGATAAAGAGAATAAATATAGCTTACCATATATGTGGCTTGCAGGAATAATTGGTTATGATAGTAGTAAAATTAAAGAAGGCGAGATAACTTCTTATGCAGATTTATGGAATCCTAAGTATAAGAATTCCATAACAGTTTTGGATGATGAAAGAGCTATAATTGGTATGACCTTAAAGAAGCTTGGATATTCATTAAATGAAACTAGTGATGGAGCTTTAGAAAAAGCTAAAGAGGAATTGAAAAAACTTCAACCTAATATAAAATCCTATGATAGTGATAGTCCAAAAACAAATTTAATTAATGGAGAATCCAGCATAATTTTTGCATGGGGTGCTGAATCAAGCTTAGCAAGAAGAGAAAATCACAATGTTAAATATGTGATCCCAAAGGAAGGTTTGTTCTTACAACAAGATAACTTTGTAATACCAAAGGGAGCACAAAATGTAGAGCTTGCAGAAAAGTTTATAAACTTCATAATGGACCCAGAAATAAGTGCAGAAATATCAAAAGCCTTCCCTTATGGAAATCCAAATGGAAAAGCAAAGGAACTGATGGATAAGAGCATTGTAGAGGATCAAGCTGTATACCCACCAGATGAAGCCGTAAAGAAAGGTGAGTATCTAAAAGATATAGGAAGTAAAATAACTAAATTTGATAATATATGGTCTCAAGTAAAGAGATAA
- a CDS encoding ABC transporter permease: MKNRSLKGKVATLLPVTLWMTAFFVVPLILIIVYSFATRGELGDIKYTFTISNYTRLIDPLYLRIFMDSLMVALGTTIFCLIFAYPFAFIVAKANKKLKPILLLLVILPFWTNSLVRTYAMIMLIRTEGVINTVLMNLHIISEPLKLMYNNFAVMIGMVYMMFPFMVLPLYSSIEKLDMRLLEAADDLGAGLVRKFINVTLPLTKGGIISGCTLVFVPTLGLFFITDLMGGSKVVHLSNLIKNQFLTARDWPFGSAISVVLIVIMTVIIFIYSKSSGSKGRRQVF, translated from the coding sequence ATGAAAAATAGAAGCCTTAAAGGCAAAGTTGCAACATTACTCCCAGTTACTCTATGGATGACAGCATTTTTTGTAGTACCGCTTATACTTATAATAGTTTATAGTTTTGCCACTAGAGGAGAATTAGGAGATATAAAATATACTTTTACTATAAGTAATTATACAAGGCTTATTGATCCATTATATTTAAGAATATTTATGGATTCTTTGATGGTAGCTTTGGGAACTACAATTTTTTGTTTAATATTTGCATATCCATTTGCATTTATTGTGGCAAAGGCAAACAAAAAGCTTAAACCAATTTTATTATTGCTTGTAATACTTCCATTTTGGACTAACTCCTTGGTAAGAACCTATGCAATGATAATGCTAATACGTACAGAAGGTGTAATAAATACAGTATTAATGAACCTTCATATTATCAGTGAACCATTAAAGCTTATGTATAATAACTTTGCAGTTATGATAGGAATGGTTTATATGATGTTTCCATTTATGGTTCTTCCATTATACTCGTCTATTGAAAAGTTGGATATGAGATTATTAGAAGCAGCTGATGATTTAGGTGCAGGGTTAGTTAGAAAATTTATAAATGTGACCTTGCCACTAACAAAGGGTGGAATAATATCTGGATGCACCTTAGTGTTTGTACCAACTCTTGGTTTGTTCTTTATAACAGACTTAATGGGAGGCAGCAAGGTAGTTCATCTAAGCAACTTGATAAAGAATCAATTTTTAACTGCTAGAGATTGGCCTTTTGGTTCTGCAATTTCTGTAGTATTAATTGTTATAATGACTGTTATTATATTTATTTACTCTAAGTCCAGTGGTTCTAAGGGCAGAAGGCAGGTGTTTTAG
- a CDS encoding ABC transporter ATP-binding protein has protein sequence MTGEVFVQLKNICKSYDGAKDIIKNLNLEIKKGEFLTLLGPSGCGKTTTLRMIAGFEEPTQGGILIDGENVTNKSPHERCVNTVFQNYALFPHMNVFDNIAFGLKMKKVPKEEKKKRVQEMLEMVQLQGFEDRMPSQLSGGQMQRVAIARAVINRPKVLLLDEPLGALDLKLRKQMQIELKHLQRQLGITFIFVTHDQEEALTMSDRIVVMNKGVIEQLGTPEEIYENPKSKFVATFLGETNILEGSVVKIKEREVLLNLEEEKDIIRIPNLGYEMGEKFIVSVRPERIVLKNQPDEDDVYLKCKFKERIYIGAQIKTVFSLSNGKEIIVNESIVNSTGSHESDKDVYVTWKANHTVVIKE, from the coding sequence GTGACAGGGGAGGTTTTTGTTCAATTAAAAAATATTTGCAAGAGTTACGATGGAGCTAAGGATATCATTAAGAATTTGAACTTAGAAATAAAAAAAGGTGAATTTTTAACTCTTTTAGGACCAAGTGGTTGTGGGAAGACTACAACATTAAGGATGATAGCAGGTTTTGAAGAACCTACTCAGGGGGGGATTTTAATTGATGGAGAAAATGTTACAAATAAATCTCCACATGAAAGATGTGTTAACACAGTTTTTCAAAATTATGCATTATTTCCGCATATGAATGTTTTTGATAACATAGCCTTTGGACTTAAGATGAAAAAGGTTCCAAAGGAAGAAAAGAAAAAAAGAGTACAGGAAATGTTAGAAATGGTACAACTTCAAGGCTTTGAAGATAGGATGCCGTCACAGTTAAGTGGTGGTCAGATGCAAAGGGTTGCCATTGCAAGAGCAGTCATAAACAGACCTAAGGTGTTGTTATTAGATGAACCGCTAGGAGCACTTGATTTGAAACTTCGTAAACAAATGCAAATAGAACTTAAACATCTTCAAAGACAACTAGGAATTACGTTTATATTTGTAACACATGATCAAGAAGAAGCATTAACCATGTCTGATAGGATTGTGGTTATGAATAAAGGCGTAATAGAGCAGTTGGGAACACCAGAAGAAATATATGAAAATCCAAAATCCAAGTTTGTTGCAACCTTTTTAGGGGAAACAAATATTTTGGAAGGTTCTGTAGTTAAGATTAAGGAAAGAGAAGTTTTATTAAATCTAGAGGAAGAAAAAGATATAATAAGAATTCCAAACTTAGGATACGAAATGGGAGAAAAATTTATTGTTTCTGTTAGACCAGAAAGAATAGTGTTGAAAAATCAACCTGATGAGGATGATGTGTACTTAAAATGTAAGTTTAAAGAGCGAATATACATAGGAGCCCAGATAAAGACGGTATTTAGTTTATCAAATGGAAAAGAAATCATAGTTAATGAGTCTATAGTAAACAGTACTGGTTCCCACGAAAGCGATAAAGATGTATACGTAACTTGGAAAGCAAATCATACAGTGGTAATAAAGGAATAG
- a CDS encoding M4 family metallopeptidase, protein MKKKLLSSILAITVVSTFLAGPTSVKATVNERKQLIVQSLENTSKGNLKITNDKKTGKTSFISGDLSKRKIADGEQALQFLDQIKELLSLDNVRDFFNVKSIKKDNLGFTHVKLAQKLNGTNLDNGDITVHFNKDNVITSVSSNINYSLLNNSKSFTTAVTEQVAKSAVEKQYAKTDAKISSATKLIFNKGNDAHQAYKFNVYYQHPEIGNFDVYVDTATGKIIDSVSKIRYDGPVTGTGVAVNGTTRSLNLYQSGTSYQTKDTTKPMTGQILTYTANNAQTEPGTLYTSSSSTISDKAVVSAHSYAGVVYDFYKTIFNRNSIDDNGMSIKSTAHYGSKYNNAFWDGTQMVYGDGDGTTFKSLSGDLDVVGHEMTHGVTSSTADLAYQDQSGALNESVSDVFGVLIQTWDKYNVAKGGTWTFNPSDWVVGDEIYTPNIAGDALRSLADPTLYDQPANMSDYVNTSDDNGGVHTNSGIPNKAAFLVAQAIGCEKTAKIYYRALTTYFNSNTDFVGAHDGLVQAATDLYGASGAEVAAINTAFSSVGVTGSSPSADTYEPNDSLATAYSIVSGQTYNSFIYSTSDVDYYKLPVTKIGTISISLTNLAGDYDLYLYNSSGTKVGSSLKSSTANELITYSASKTGTYYVKVVGYSGAYSKTKPYALKATF, encoded by the coding sequence ATGAAAAAAAAATTACTATCATCAATTCTAGCAATAACAGTGGTGTCTACATTCCTTGCAGGACCTACATCTGTTAAGGCTACCGTTAACGAAAGAAAACAATTAATCGTTCAATCATTAGAGAACACATCAAAGGGGAATCTAAAAATTACAAACGATAAAAAGACAGGAAAAACTTCATTTATTTCTGGGGATTTATCTAAAAGAAAAATAGCTGACGGTGAACAAGCCTTGCAATTTCTAGATCAAATAAAGGAACTTCTTTCATTGGACAATGTAAGAGATTTCTTTAACGTAAAATCAATAAAGAAGGATAACTTAGGCTTTACTCATGTAAAATTGGCTCAAAAACTTAACGGAACAAATCTTGATAACGGAGATATCACTGTTCACTTTAATAAAGATAATGTGATTACAAGTGTATCCTCTAACATTAATTATTCTCTTTTAAACAACAGCAAATCATTTACTACTGCTGTCACTGAACAAGTTGCAAAATCTGCAGTTGAAAAACAATATGCAAAAACAGACGCAAAAATATCTTCTGCAACAAAATTAATTTTCAACAAAGGCAATGATGCTCATCAAGCTTACAAATTCAATGTATATTATCAACACCCTGAAATAGGAAACTTTGATGTATATGTTGATACAGCTACAGGAAAAATAATAGATTCTGTAAGCAAAATAAGATACGATGGTCCTGTTACAGGTACTGGGGTTGCCGTTAATGGAACTACTAGATCATTAAATTTATATCAATCAGGGACAAGCTATCAAACAAAGGACACTACAAAGCCTATGACTGGTCAAATATTGACTTATACAGCTAATAATGCTCAAACTGAACCAGGAACTTTATACACTAGTTCCTCTAGCACAATTTCTGATAAGGCTGTTGTAAGTGCACACTCTTACGCTGGTGTAGTTTATGATTTCTACAAAACTATATTCAATAGAAATTCTATAGACGATAATGGCATGAGTATAAAATCCACCGCACACTATGGTTCAAAATATAATAATGCTTTTTGGGATGGAACTCAAATGGTTTATGGTGATGGAGATGGAACAACCTTCAAATCACTAAGTGGAGATTTAGATGTTGTAGGCCATGAAATGACTCATGGTGTAACTAGTTCAACTGCTGATTTAGCTTACCAAGATCAATCTGGTGCATTAAATGAAAGTGTATCTGATGTGTTTGGAGTGCTAATCCAAACTTGGGATAAGTACAATGTAGCTAAGGGTGGAACTTGGACTTTCAACCCTTCTGATTGGGTAGTTGGAGATGAAATATACACTCCAAATATAGCTGGAGATGCTTTAAGAAGCTTAGCTGATCCTACTCTATATGATCAACCTGCTAATATGAGTGATTATGTTAATACTTCTGATGACAACGGAGGTGTTCATACAAATAGTGGAATACCAAACAAGGCTGCCTTCCTAGTTGCACAAGCTATAGGTTGCGAAAAAACAGCAAAAATTTATTACCGTGCATTAACAACTTACTTTAATAGTAATACAGACTTTGTAGGAGCACATGATGGTTTGGTACAAGCTGCTACAGACTTATATGGTGCAAGTGGTGCTGAAGTTGCAGCTATAAATACTGCATTTAGCTCTGTTGGAGTTACAGGTTCATCACCTTCTGCAGACACCTATGAGCCTAATGATTCATTAGCAACTGCTTATTCTATAGTTTCTGGACAAACTTATAACTCATTTATCTACAGCACATCTGATGTTGATTATTATAAGCTTCCTGTAACTAAAATTGGAACTATCAGCATAAGCTTAACTAACTTAGCTGGAGATTATGACTTATACCTTTATAATTCCTCTGGAACTAAGGTTGGAAGTTCATTAAAGAGTTCTACTGCAAATGAATTAATAACTTACTCTGCTAGTAAAACCGGAACTTACTATGTAAAAGTTGTAGGTTATAGTGGTGCATATAGCAAAACAAAACCTTATGCATTAAAAGCAACATTCTAA
- a CDS encoding ABC-F family ATP-binding cassette domain-containing protein, protein MNLITIENITKNYGTKAIIDNVSLGINEGDKIGLIGVNGTGKSTLLKIISGVEECDEGKITKGNGIRVEYLSQNPSFDFNATILEQVFKGNSPEMKLLREYEEVLSKVNFGELEFSDKLISIQSKIDSMNLWQFESEAKMILTKLGIDNFDKKIAELSGGQRKRVALASALITPSDLLILDEPTNHMDSETINWLEEYLNSRKGALLMITHDRYFLDRVTNRIIELYDGNLYTYEGNYSLYLEKKLEREQGEVAAQRKRENLYRKELAWIRRGAKARSTKQKARIDRFETLKEDMVKIKEENLELSVVGSRLGNKIIELYNLEKSFDKKVINDFSYMLLRDDRIGIVGENGVGKSTLMNILAGKIQPDSGTVEIGDTVKIGYFSQETYHMDENSRVIDYIKEIAEFLPLANGDRISASEMLERFLFSPEKQYTPIGKLSGGERRRLYLLKVLMEAPNVLLFDEPTNDLDIATLTILEDFIDGFNGPVIAVSHDRYFLDRICNKIFSYDGKGNISRLNGNYSDFLLWKEANDAEVVKEVKIKEEKKEVVKKEKALKFSYKEQKEFDEIDDVIANLENSIQDLDKEIEKSATDFVKLQELMDEKQKLEAELEEKYDRWTYLNDLAEKIEDEKRNKASENK, encoded by the coding sequence ATGAATTTAATTACAATAGAGAATATAACAAAAAATTATGGCACTAAGGCTATAATTGATAATGTAAGTTTAGGCATAAATGAGGGAGATAAGATTGGATTAATTGGGGTAAATGGTACTGGAAAGTCCACATTACTTAAGATTATTTCAGGTGTTGAAGAATGTGATGAAGGTAAAATTACCAAAGGCAATGGAATAAGAGTGGAATACTTAAGTCAAAATCCAAGTTTTGATTTTAATGCTACAATCTTAGAACAAGTTTTTAAAGGAAATTCACCAGAAATGAAGTTGTTGAGAGAATATGAAGAAGTTCTTTCTAAAGTTAATTTTGGTGAATTAGAGTTTAGTGACAAGCTTATAAGCATACAAAGTAAGATAGATAGTATGAATTTATGGCAATTTGAGAGCGAAGCTAAGATGATATTAACAAAGCTTGGTATAGATAATTTTGATAAGAAAATAGCTGAACTATCTGGTGGACAAAGAAAAAGGGTGGCATTGGCATCAGCATTGATTACTCCAAGTGATTTGCTTATTTTGGATGAGCCTACAAACCATATGGATAGTGAAACTATAAATTGGTTAGAGGAATATTTAAACTCTAGAAAAGGTGCCTTATTAATGATTACACATGACAGGTATTTCTTGGACAGGGTAACCAATAGAATTATAGAGTTATATGATGGAAATCTATATACTTATGAAGGAAATTACTCTCTTTACTTAGAAAAGAAATTGGAGAGAGAGCAGGGCGAAGTTGCTGCTCAAAGAAAGAGAGAAAATCTTTATAGAAAAGAATTGGCTTGGATCAGAAGAGGCGCTAAGGCACGTTCAACTAAGCAGAAGGCTAGAATAGATAGGTTTGAAACATTGAAGGAAGATATGGTAAAGATTAAAGAAGAAAATCTAGAACTTTCTGTAGTAGGGTCAAGACTTGGCAATAAAATAATAGAACTTTATAACTTAGAAAAGAGTTTTGATAAGAAGGTCATAAATGATTTTTCTTATATGTTATTAAGAGATGATAGAATTGGTATAGTAGGAGAAAATGGTGTAGGAAAGAGTACACTTATGAACATATTAGCTGGTAAGATTCAACCAGATTCAGGAACAGTTGAAATTGGTGATACAGTTAAGATTGGGTACTTTTCTCAGGAAACCTATCACATGGATGAAAATTCTAGGGTTATTGATTATATAAAAGAAATTGCTGAGTTCTTACCATTGGCCAATGGGGATAGAATTTCTGCTTCAGAAATGCTAGAAAGATTCTTGTTTTCTCCAGAGAAGCAATATACACCTATAGGAAAACTTTCAGGAGGAGAGAGAAGAAGATTATATCTACTAAAAGTGTTGATGGAAGCTCCTAATGTATTGCTATTTGATGAGCCAACAAATGATTTGGATATAGCAACTTTAACCATATTAGAAGATTTCATAGATGGATTTAATGGCCCAGTTATAGCTGTTTCCCATGATAGATACTTCTTAGATAGGATTTGTAATAAGATTTTTTCTTACGATGGAAAAGGAAATATCAGCAGATTAAATGGAAATTATTCTGATTTTCTTCTTTGGAAGGAAGCGAATGATGCTGAAGTAGTTAAAGAAGTAAAAATAAAAGAAGAGAAAAAAGAAGTAGTAAAGAAAGAAAAAGCTCTCAAGTTTTCTTACAAGGAACAAAAAGAATTTGATGAAATAGATGATGTAATTGCAAATTTAGAAAACAGCATACAAGATTTAGATAAAGAAATTGAAAAGTCAGCTACAGATTTTGTTAAGCTTCAAGAACTTATGGATGAAAAACAGAAGCTAGAAGCAGAACTTGAAGAAAAATATGATAGATGGACATATTTAAATGATTTAGCAGAAAAGATAGAAGATGAAAAGAGAAATAAGGCTTCTGAAAATAAATAA
- a CDS encoding cation-translocating P-type ATPase — translation MSMGVLNGNDYINSYEGEQLGLSEEEVKKRIKEGKVNQIPKVPSRTIGQIIWANVFTLFNGINVVLALLVILAGSPKNAIFAGVIISNAIIGVIQELRAKKTIEKLTILARSKATVIRDGVEREIDVEEIVLDDLIFLKSGCQIPVDAEVLPGSKIEVNEALLTGESDYLIRNPGEQLLSGSFVGSGSGYAVVTAVGANTYSSKLSEEAKRFKKINSELQNSINKILSFLIKIIVPTGLLLTFTQMYFINKPWQEAVIGVVAGISGMIPEGLVLLTSVTFVVSIVRLSKYNTLIQELPATEVLARVDVLCLDKTGTITEGKLKVIDVKNFDISKEEAEEALSAVVHSFSVVNPTQEAILERYNQKGNFEVTNKISFSSSKKWSAVEFEDKGAWYLGAPEILYKEKYNEIKEQVFEEAERGRRVLLLAKSPRGLSEIVPADLEKAALIIIEDIIRPEAPDTLKFFDTQGVDIKIISGDNPVTVAAVAKRAGVKNADKYVVATDLPKDKEEFRKAVRENSIFGRVTPHQKKELVKALQADGHTVAMTGDGINDVLALKEADCGIAMASGSDATKAVAQLVLLDSNFASLPKVVQEGRRTINNLELAANLYLTKTVYAVILSIIFALILLPFPYEPIQLSLVGSLGIGIPSFFIALQPNEDLVQKGFLTRVLKMSLPNGIVIALSVILVSLLLNFSGVPDFKSKTICTLIIGILSMLILLRVSEPLTKLKVAVCAVMIGIFCSAFVIKICRRVFSFSHLNFYDIVIVGTCILAAVFCLAVLSRVVARFIDKREAKKENKIRAGAKK, via the coding sequence ATGAGCATGGGAGTACTAAACGGAAATGATTATATTAATTCGTATGAAGGAGAACAACTTGGACTTAGTGAAGAAGAAGTAAAGAAAAGAATCAAAGAAGGGAAAGTTAATCAGATTCCAAAGGTTCCATCAAGGACTATAGGACAAATAATTTGGGCTAATGTATTTACACTATTTAATGGGATAAATGTAGTTTTAGCTTTATTAGTTATTCTTGCAGGATCACCTAAGAATGCAATTTTTGCAGGAGTTATAATCTCTAATGCAATTATAGGAGTTATTCAAGAACTAAGAGCAAAGAAGACCATTGAAAAATTAACGATTTTAGCTAGGTCTAAGGCTACAGTTATTAGAGATGGAGTAGAAAGAGAAATAGATGTAGAAGAAATTGTATTGGATGATTTAATATTTTTGAAATCAGGGTGTCAAATTCCAGTAGATGCAGAAGTCTTACCAGGGAGTAAGATTGAAGTAAATGAAGCATTATTAACAGGAGAATCTGATTATTTAATAAGAAATCCAGGAGAACAATTACTTTCTGGAAGCTTTGTAGGGTCAGGTTCTGGTTATGCTGTGGTTACAGCTGTAGGTGCCAATACTTATTCTTCAAAGTTATCTGAAGAAGCCAAAAGATTTAAGAAGATAAATTCAGAATTGCAAAATTCAATTAATAAAATTTTATCATTTTTAATAAAAATTATTGTTCCTACAGGATTGCTTTTAACATTTACTCAAATGTATTTTATTAATAAACCTTGGCAAGAGGCTGTTATAGGTGTAGTAGCAGGTATAAGTGGAATGATACCAGAAGGGCTTGTACTTCTTACTAGTGTAACCTTTGTAGTCAGTATTGTTAGATTATCAAAGTACAACACTTTAATTCAAGAGTTACCAGCTACAGAGGTATTGGCAAGAGTTGATGTGCTATGTTTAGATAAGACAGGCACAATAACAGAAGGTAAATTAAAGGTTATAGATGTAAAGAATTTTGATATATCAAAAGAAGAGGCAGAAGAAGCACTATCAGCAGTTGTACATTCATTTTCAGTAGTGAATCCAACTCAAGAAGCTATACTAGAAAGATATAATCAAAAAGGTAATTTTGAGGTTACAAATAAAATATCTTTTTCATCTTCTAAAAAGTGGAGTGCTGTTGAATTTGAAGATAAGGGTGCTTGGTATTTAGGTGCACCAGAGATTTTATATAAAGAAAAATATAATGAAATAAAGGAACAAGTATTTGAAGAAGCTGAAAGGGGACGAAGGGTATTACTTTTAGCAAAATCTCCAAGGGGATTAAGTGAAATAGTTCCCGCAGATTTAGAAAAGGCAGCTTTGATTATAATTGAAGATATCATTAGACCAGAAGCACCTGATACATTAAAGTTTTTTGATACACAGGGTGTAGATATAAAAATAATTTCTGGTGATAATCCTGTAACTGTAGCAGCTGTTGCAAAAAGAGCTGGAGTAAAAAATGCTGATAAATATGTTGTGGCTACAGATTTACCAAAGGATAAAGAAGAGTTTAGAAAAGCTGTAAGAGAAAATTCTATATTTGGAAGAGTAACTCCTCATCAGAAGAAGGAATTGGTGAAAGCGCTTCAAGCTGATGGTCATACAGTAGCTATGACTGGTGATGGAATTAATGATGTATTAGCTTTAAAAGAAGCAGATTGTGGAATTGCCATGGCTTCTGGTAGTGATGCTACCAAGGCTGTTGCTCAGTTAGTACTATTAGATTCAAACTTTGCATCCCTTCCTAAGGTAGTACAAGAAGGGAGAAGAACAATAAATAATTTAGAGTTAGCCGCTAATTTATATCTAACTAAGACTGTATATGCGGTAATACTATCAATAATATTTGCATTGATTTTGCTTCCTTTCCCATATGAACCTATACAGTTATCGTTAGTGGGATCTTTAGGAATTGGAATACCATCCTTCTTTATAGCTTTGCAGCCTAATGAAGATTTGGTTCAAAAGGGATTTTTAACAAGGGTATTAAAGATGTCCTTGCCAAATGGGATAGTAATTGCATTAAGTGTAATATTAGTATCTTTATTGTTAAACTTTTCAGGTGTTCCAGATTTTAAAAGCAAAACTATTTGTACTTTAATAATAGGTATTCTTAGTATGTTAATTTTATTGAGAGTTTCTGAACCTTTAACGAAGCTGAAAGTAGCAGTTTGTGCTGTGATGATTGGAATCTTTTGTTCTGCTTTTGTTATTAAAATATGCAGAAGAGTATTTAGTTTCAGTCATTTGAATTTCTACGATATAGTAATTGTAGGAACTTGCATACTTGCAGCAGTATTCTGTTTAGCTGTATTAAGTAGAGTGGTTGCTAGGTTTATTGATAAAAGAGAAGCTAAAAAAGAAAATAAGATAAGAGCTGGTGCGAAAAAATAA
- a CDS encoding GntR family transcriptional regulator — protein sequence MINIDARSSTPIYEQIILGIKELIIKEIISPGDKLPSVREMANMLTTNPQTVSKAYNELERLNIIETLRGKGTYVSMEYKPKLEEEKMLKFKKDLKKLLMDAHYMGLNENQINLIFKEVYVNLLGTDHEGGSINE from the coding sequence ATAATAAATATAGATGCAAGGAGCAGTACTCCTATTTATGAGCAAATTATTTTAGGCATAAAAGAACTTATAATTAAAGAGATAATCTCACCAGGAGACAAACTTCCTTCAGTGAGAGAAATGGCTAACATGCTAACTACAAATCCTCAAACAGTTAGTAAAGCTTATAACGAGTTAGAACGACTTAATATTATCGAAACTCTTAGGGGAAAAGGTACTTATGTATCAATGGAATATAAACCTAAATTAGAGGAGGAAAAAATGCTAAAATTCAAAAAAGATTTAAAAAAGCTTTTAATGGATGCACACTATATGGGACTTAATGAAAATCAAATCAACTTAATTTTCAAAGAAGTATATGTTAACCTTTTAGGAACTGATCATGAAGGAGGATCAATTAATGAATAA